The sequence CCGCCGCAAGCGAGCGCGGAGCAACCGACGCCAGCGACCCGCGATGACATCCTCGCCCGCGTCAGCCTGTACAAGGTCGGCCACCACGGCAGCCACAACGCCACCCTGCGCGAATTCGGCCTGGAGAAAATGACCTCGCCGCGCCTGGTGGCGATGCTCCCGCTGGTGGAAGCGGTGGCGCAGCAGAACGAATGGCAGATGCCCTACCCCGACCTGTTCCAGGCCCTGCAGCAGCGCACCGAGGGGCGCATCGTCAGCGGCGACGGCGACCCGGCGAAGGAAAAGGCCGCTTTCACGGCACAGCCCAGCGATGAACGCTATCCGGCGCAGGTCGAGCATGACCCGGGCGGGCTCTGGGTCGAATTGAGCATTCCCTACGAGAAGTGCCGGCACTAGAGGATCGTGCGCAGACGCACGCGAGGAGACGAGCAAATGGAAATCGAGGCAATGATTTCGGCGGTACAGACGGCCCTGGGCATCGACGTGGACGGGCGTGCGGGTCCGCAGACCTGGGGCGCGATCTACACCAAGATCGTCGGCCCGCTGCCGGCCGAGGCCGAGGAAGCCAACATCTCGGCGGTGGACCCGCGCAGCGAAACGCTGATCGCCACCCTGCTGCCGGAGGTGCGCCCCTACGCCCGCGCGCTGGTGCAGAAGGCCACGGCCGCCGGCATTCGCATCAAGGTCATCAGCGCCCTGCGCACCTACGCCGAACAGGACCAGCTCTACGCCCAGGGGCGCACCGCGCCCGGCACGGTCGTCACCAACGCCAAGGCCGGCCAGTCCAACCACAACTTCGGCATCGCCTTCGACGTCGGCGTGTTCGAGGGCAACAAGTACCTGGGCGACTCGCCCAAGTACAAGGCGGTGGGCGCGCTCGGCATCGAACTCGGCCTGGAATGGGGCGGCAACTGGAAGAGCATCGTCGACCAGCCCCACTTCCAGCTGCGCCCGACCTGGGCGGCGGAGATAAGCGAAAGGGACATGCTGGCCGAACTGCGTAAGCGCAAGGCCGATGGGCGCGCGGTGTACGCCTGAGCGAAGGCCGGCAACCCGGACAGGGATGTCGCCAAGCAGGCCCGCCAGCGACTGGCGGGCAGGAGGCGAACATGGACTACCAAGGCAAGGGTGTTCCGCTGGACGACAGCGGCATGGATCAGGTGTGCGCGGCCCTGGGCGTGGCCGACGCGGAGGTCTGGGCGGTGCTGACGGTGGAGACGCGCGGCTTCGGCTTCCTCACCGACCGGCGACCGCAGATCCTCTTCGAGCGGCACGTCTTCCACCGCCTGACCAAGGGCAAGTTCGACGCGGGCAACGCGGACATCAGCAACGTCACTCCCGGCGGCTACATCGGCGGCGCCGGCGAGTACGACCGGCTAGCCAAGGCAATTGCGCTGGACAAGGCGAACGCGCTGCAGAGCGCTTCATGGGGCATCGGCCAGGTGATGGGCTTCAACTTCAAGACCGCCGGCTACGCCTCCACCGACAAGTTCGTCGCCGGCATGGTCAAGGACGAGAACAGCCAGCTGCTGGCCATGGCCAATTTCATCAAGGAAAACGGCCTGGCCGCCGCCCACGCCAAGTACCAGGTGCTGCTGCCTGACCTGCAACTGCGCACCGCCCAGGCGGCGCTGAAGTACCTCGGCTTCAACCCCGGGCCGATCGATGGGATTCGCGGCCGCCAGACCACTTCCGCGCTGATCGGTTTCCAGCACGGCGAGGGGCTGCCGGAGAGCGGGCTGCTCGACCAGGACACCTTCGCCCGCTTGCAGGCGAAGGCGTTTCCCTAGCGGACTGGCCCGGGCGCTTGCGCCTCAGAAGTTGTACGACATGCCGACGCTGACGCTGCCCAGGCGGGTGTCATAGAAGTTGATGTTGCTGTTCTCTTCGCCGTAGTTGACTGCCGCGCGGGTGCTCCAGTCCTTCAGGCCGAAGGGTTCCAGGTAGGTCGCCGAGAGCGACACGCCGTAGCGGTCGACGTTCTGCTTCTGGTCGTAGATCGGGTTGGTGTGATCGCTCTTCAGGTGCCCGCCGAAGGCGTCGGCGCCGAACTGCCAGCCCTGCAGGCCAAGGTAGCTGTAGCCGAGGTCGGCCTGGTAGCCGTCCATTTTCATGGCGTTACCGTCCAGGTCGCGGTCGATGTAGCTCAGGGTCGGGGTCAGGACGTTGTCCTTGTCGATCTGCCAGCGGTAGCTGACGTCGAGCTTCTTGTCCTTGCCGTTACGGTCGAGCAGGTCCTGCTGGTCCTGGCTCAGGCCGAGGGCGGTGCCGCTGCGCTCGTGGTTGAGGTCGATCTTGCGCTGGGTGTAGGTGACGTCGAAGTCGGACTGGAAGATGTTTTCCCAGCCCAGGCGGAAGCCGTTGCTGGTGCGGTCGGTGGTCTTGCGGTCGGCGCCGGACACGTACGGGTCCTTCCAGACCTCCTGGGGCGTGGAGCCGAGCAGGCTGAAGCGCAGGTTGCCGGGGTCGCCGATGCCCTGGCGCAGGCCCAGGTCGATGACGCTGTCCTCGTTGATGAAGTCTTCCATCGCGGTGCCGGCGAAGAACTGCGTGCGGCTGCCGGCCAGGGTGTAGGACAGGCCGAAGGCCGGGACGACCTTGGTGTAGCTCTTGCTGTCGGGGCTTCCGCCGAGCGAGTCGATGTTCTTGTCCGACACGTGGGTGCCGGTGACAGTTGCGATCTGGTTGGTCTTCATCTGGTCGCTGGTGACACCCAGCGAGACGTTGCCGCTCAGGCCGTCCTGCTGGGGAATCTGGTCGTAGGCCTGGGCGCTGAGGGCGATGGCGCCTCCCAGCGGGATGAACAAGAGATGGCGCATGCTGTCCGGCTCCTTGCGGTCGTGAAGGTGGGGCGAAGCTGCGCCGCGAAGCTGAAGACACTATTAAGGGCGGCACGAACGCACCTGGGAGCTGACGGATTGCAGACTCCGCGCGTCCGGCGCGCACGTGGCGCCATGACTGGATACGAGCTCACCCAGGCAGAAGGGTTGGCGCAGAGCCTCCCCGCTTGTGGCGGAGGTCACTTTCCAGACATGCGGACGATTTTTTGTATACAAACCGGTAGCCAAACACGGATGTTCGTGTCTACAGTGCGTGCACAAAAACAAAAGCGAGTCCTCCAGCCATGAATGATCGTTCAGCTGTAGCGTCCGCCGGCGCACGTCCGGAAGACGAGAATCTCGGAATAGGCGCCAACCTGGCGTATGGCCTGCAACACGTCCTGACCATGTACGGCGGGATAGTCGCGGTGCCGCTGATCCTCGGCCAGGCGGCCGGGCTCTCCCCCGGCGAGATCGGCATGCTGATCGCCGCCTCGCTGTTCGCCGGCGGCCTCGCCACCCTGTTGCAAACCCTCGGTATCCCCTTCTTCGGCTGCCAGTTGCCGCTGGTGCAGGGCGTGTCCTTCTCCGGCGTCGCCACCATGATCGCCATCCTCGGCGGCGGCTATGCCGGCGGTGGCATCCCGGCGGTGCTCGGCGCGGTGATGTGCGCCGCGGCCATCGGCCTGCTGATCACCCCGGTGTTCTCGCGCGTCACCCAGTTCTTCCCGCCGCTGGTCACCGGCACCGTCATCACCACCATCGGCCTGACGCTGATCCCGGTCGCGGCGCGCTGGGCCATGGGCGGCAACTCCCAGTCCCCCGAGTTCGGCAGCACCGCGAACATCGGCCTGGCGGCCGTCACCCTGCTCATCGTGCTGACCCTGAGCAAGCTGGGCAGCGCCTCGATCTCGCGCCTGTCGATCCTGCTGTCGATGATCATCGGCACCCTGATCGCCGTCGCCCTGGGCATGACCGACTTCTCCAAGGTCAGCGAAGGCCCGATGGTCGCCCTGCCCTCGATCTTCCATTTCGGCGCGCCGACCTTCCATGCCGCCGCCATCATCTCGATGTGCATCGTGATCCTGGTGACCCTGGTGGAAACCTCGGCGGACATCCTCGCGGTCGGCGAGATCATCGGCACCAAGGTCGACTCCAAGCGCCTGGGCAACGGCCTGCGCGCGGACATGTTGTCGAGCCTGATCGCGCCGGTGTTCGGCTCCTTCACCCAGAGCGCCTTCGCGCAGAACGTCGGCCTGGTCGCCGTGACCGGCGTGAAGAGCCGCTACGTGGTGGCGACCGGCGGGCTGATCCTGGTCACCCTCGGCCTGCTGCCGGTGATCGGCCGGGTGGTCGCCGCGGTGCCGCCGTCGGTGCTCGGCGGCGCCGGCCTGGTGCTGTTCGGCACGGTGGCGGCGAGTGGCATCCGCACGCTGTCGAAGGTCGACTACCGCAACAACATGAACCTGATCATCGTCGCCACCTCGATCGGCTTCGGCATGCTGCCGATCGCCGCGCCGAGCTTCTACGAGCACTTCCCCAGCTGGGTTTCGACCATCTTCCACTCGGGCATCAGCTCGGCGGCGATCATGGCCATCCTGCTCAACCTGGTGTTCAACCACTTCACCGCCGGCAATTCCGACCAGCAGTCGGTGTTCGTCGCCGCCAGCGACCGCACCCTGCGCTACCAGGACATCGCTGGACTGAACGATGGCGACTACTTCCTCAAGGGCAAGCTGTACGACAAGGACGGCAACGAAGTGCCGGTGCTCGGTGACGAGCACGACCATCCGGCGCCACAGCCTCGTCACCCCGGCCCCGGCGCGCTGCGCCAGACCAGCGACAGCAGCGCCTAGCAGAGGTTTCTGAAGGAAATCTGAAGCATGTCTTCAGGATCATTCAGACTGCATTAAGCGCGACGTCCTACAGTCGAGCCTTCAGTTTCCGGAGGCTCGGCTCATGAAAGCACCCCTGATCACCCTCGCCGTGGCCGGCGCCATTGCCGGCCCCGCCTTCGCCCAGGCCGGCGAAGTCACCCTCAGCACCACGCTGAAGGACTACAGCGGCCGCAAGGCGTACCTCGCCATCTACCTCACCGATGCCCAGGGTCACTACCAGAAGACCCTCTATGTGGCCGGCAAGAAACCCAAGTACTACCGCCACCTCACCGACTGGGCCCACGGCAGCGGTCTGCGCCCGGCCGAGTTCGACGGCCTGAGCGGCGCCAGCGTGGGTGCCGGCGACAACCTGACCGTCAGTGCGCAGATCGCCGACAACCTGATCGACGCCGGCTACGAGATCCGCATCGACAGCGCGGTGGAAGACCAGCAGGAAAACCGCGCCGAGGTGAAGGTGCCGCTGACCCGCGCCGGCGCTGGCAAGGCAGTGGCCGGCAGCGGCTACGTCAGCAGCTTCAGCTACAAGCTCTGAGACCTCGGAGGTCACCATGCTTCGTCAGTTGCACGCCTGGCCGGGGGTCATCCTCGCCCTCCTGCTCCTGATCCTGTCCGCCAGCGGCGCGGTGCTTTCCACCCAGCCGCTGGCCGAACGCGTTGCCGCCCCGGCCACCGAACCGACCACCAGCGTCGCCGTACTGGCCTCGCAAGTGGCGCGCCAGGTACCCGGCATCGAGCGCCTGGACCGCCACCCGTCCGGCCTGCTGGTCGCCCATTACCAGCGCGGCAGCGAGCATGGCGCGGTACGCATCGACCCGAACAGCGGCGTGGTGCTCGGCACCTACCAGACCCCGGCGATCTACGGCTGGACCCGCGACTTGCACCGTTGCCTGCTGCTGGGCACCACCGGCCACGCCCTGGCCGGCCTCGGCGCCCTCGGCATGCTGCTGCTGAGCCTTTCCGGCGTGGTGATGCTGGCCCGCCGCCAGGGCGGTTGGCGCAACCTGGCCAAGCCGGTCCATGGCCAGGGCCCGTCGCGCTGGCACAGCCAGGTCAGCCGCCTGCTGCTCCCGGTCCTGCTCGCCCTGGGCATTTCCGGCGCCTACCTGTCGGCGGACAACTTCGGCCTGGTCGCCGACGGCATGGACAACGAACCCGCCATGCCGACGGAAGTGGCCAAGGGCGCACGCCCCGATCCGATCCAGTTGAAGGCCCTGCGTGACGTCCCCCTGAAAGACCTGCGCGAGCTGGATTTCCCGGCCCAGGACGACCCCGCCGACGTCTTCACCCTGCGCACCGCCCAGGGCGACGGCTATGTCGATGCGGTGAATGGCGCCCTGCTCGGCTACCAGCCCCACGGCACCGCGCGGAACATCTACGAGTTCATCTACCAGCTGCATACTGGCGAGCTGTTCGGCGTCTTCGGCCCGCTCATGGGCCTGGCCGCGCTGAGCGTGCCGCTGCTCGGCTTCACCGGCCTGGTGCTGTTCCTGCGCCGCCGCCGTGCCGCCCAGCACCAGGGCGAAATTGCCGCCGAGGACGCCGATTGCGTGATCCTGGTGGGCAGCGAATCGAACAGCACCTGGACCTTCGCCCGCACCCTGCAACGCGCGCTGGAGGGCGCCGGCCGGGTGGTCTACAGCGCCCCCATGAGCCAGGGCGCGCGCGACTTCCCCGCCGCCCGCGAGCTGCTGGTGCTGACCGCCACCTATGGCGACGGCGGTGCGCCGCAATCGGCCGCAGGCTTCCTCGAACGCCTTGAACATCTGCGTCTGCCGAAGGCCGCTCGGGTCGCCGTGCTCGGCTTCGGCGACCGCCGTTTCCCGCGCTTCTGCCAGCACGCCGTGGACGTCGAGGGCGCCCTGCTGGCCCTCGGTTTCCACGCGCTGATGCCGCGTCGCGACATCGACGCCGGCTCGCTGGAAGCCTTCCACGCCTGGGGCCGCGACCTCGGCGACCGCCTGGGCATCGCCCTGGACCTGGCCCACGAGCCCGACGCCCCGCCGCTGGGCCAATTCCGCCTGCTCGACAAGCGCATCCACCAGGCCCCCGGCGACCAGCCGCTGGCCGTGCTGCGCCTGGAACCTGAAGGCACCGCCAGCGACTACCAGGCCGGCGACCTGCTGGCCGTCATGGCACCGGGAGCCACCACGCCGCGCTACTACTCGCTGGCCAGCGACAGCGCCCACGGCGTGCTGGAGATCTGCGTGCGCCTGCGCGACGGCGGGCTCTGCTCGAGCTACCTGCACGGCCTGGAAACGGGCGCCACGCTGGACGGCTTCGTCCAGGCCCATCGCGAATTCCGCCCGTCGCCGGGCAGCGCGCCGCTGATCCTGATCGGCGCCGGCAGCGGCATCGGCCCGCTGGTCGGCTTCGCCCGGCGCAACTCCCGGCAGCGCCCGCTTTACCTCTACTGGGGCGGCCGCGTACCGGAAGCCGGGGTGCCCTTCGACGGCCATCTCGACCGCGCCCTGGCCGAAGGCCGCATCAGCGAACTGCGCACCGCCTACTCTGCCGGCCCGCAACGCGCCTATGTGCAGGACCGTCTGAGCCAGGACGCCCAGCAACTGCGCCAACTGGTCGTCGACGGCGCGCAGATCCTGGTGTGCGGCGGCCGCAACATGGCCGAGGGCGTGCGCCAGGCCTTCGATGAAATGCTCGCGCCCCTGGCGCTGAGCGTCGAACACCTGCGCGCCGGAGGCCGCTACCGTGAAGACCTGTTCTGACCTCGGCGCCCTGCAGCGCTACAGCCTCAACGGCCCGACCATGGGCAGCCGCTACAGCGCGGTATTCCATGCCGCGCAGGGGTTCGACACGGTGCCGCTGGCCCAGGCGCTGTACGAGGCGGTCGACGACGTCGACTGGCAGATGTCCAGCTGGCGAACGGATTCCGACCTGATGCGCTTCAACGCCCTGCCGCCCGGCGAATGGATGACCCTGCCTGCCAACCTGGTCTGGGTGCTGCAAACCGCGGTGCAGGTGGGTGCGGAGTCCGGTGGCGCCTTCGATATCGCCGTGGCCGACCTGGTGCAGGCCTGGGGCTTCGGGCCAGGCCGCAAACCGGCTGACTGCTTCAGCCGCGAGGCTCTGGAAAGGCAAGCGCGCGTCAGCGCTTCAGCCGCGCTGGAGTTCGACTTCGATGCTGGGCGGGTACGCAAACGCCAGCCGGTGCGCCTCGACCTGGGCGGGATCGCCAAGGGCTTCGGCGTCGACCAGTTGGCCCGCGCACTGGAGCGCCATGGCATCCACGACTACCTGGTGAGCATTGACGGCGAACTGCGCGCCGCCGGCAGCAAGCCCGACGGCAGCCCCTGGACGGTCGCCATCGAGAAACCCGAAGCCGGCGTACGCGAAGCCTTCTCGGTACTGGAACTGGGCGAAGGCGCCCTGGCGACTTCCGGCGACTACCGCCACTTCCACGACCTGGAAGGCCATCGCGTCGCCCACACCATGGACCCGCGCCGCGCTGTGCCGCTGGACAACCCATTGGCCTCGGTCTCGGTGCTGGCGCCCAGCTGCATGCTGGCCGACGCCTGGGCCACGGCCCTGCTGGTGCTCGGCCCCGAAGCCGGCCCGGCGCTGGCCTGCGAGCGCGGCATGAGCGCCCTCTTCCTGCTGCGCGACGGCGACGCCATCCGCCAGCTGTGGATTCTCGAAGGCCGGGTGCAGGACTGAGGTTCAGGCCACCTGCGCGCTCGCCTGCGGTTCCAGCAGGCTGATGAAGGCCCGCAGCGCCGGGGTATCGGTGCCGCGCCGCCAGAACAGCCAAGTGGTGGCCTCGGCGTGCTTGGGCGCCAGGTGGTGGATGGTCACGTTGCGCCCGCCGGCCAGGCTGTCGAACATCGCTTTCGGAATGATCGCCACGCCACCGCCGGCTGCGATGCAGGCGAGCATGCCGTGGTAGGACTCCATCTCCATGATCTTGCCCGGCACCACGCGGTCTTCTGCGAACCAGCCTTCCAGGCGCTTGCGGTAGGAGCAGGTGTCGCGGAAGGCGAAGACCGTCTCCCCCGCCACGTCGCGCGCATCGCGCACCGGCGCATGGCCCTGCACGCTCATCAGCACCAGCTCTTCCTGGAACACCGGGCGGCCGTCCAGCTGCGGGTGGTTGGCCGGGCCGTCGGCGAAGGCGGCGATGAAGCGCCCGGAAAGCACGCCGTCGATCATCTCGCCGGAGGGGCCGGTGGAGAGGTCCAGCTGCACCTTGGGGAAACGCTGGTGGTAGCGCGCCAGCAGCTCGGGGATGCGCACCGCGGCGGTGCTCTCCATGGAGCCCAGGGCGAAGCTGCCGTGAGGTTCCGCCCCGCTGGCCACCTGACGCGCTTCTTCGACCAGATCGAGGATGCGCTCGGCGTAATCGAGGAAACTCCGACCAGTGGGCGACAGGCGCAGGCGCGACTTCTCGCGGATGAACAGCTCGGCGCCCAGCTCGCTTTCCAGCTGCTTGATGCGCGTGGTCAGGTTCGACGGCACGCGGTGTAGACGGTTCGCCGCGGCGGTGATGCTGCCGTCCTGGGCGACGGCGCGGAAGAACTCGAGCTGGGTCAGGTCCACATTTCTCTCCGGAAGAACGATTCTTTCAGAATTATTCATTTGTCATGAACGATACGCCACCTTACTTTCTTCCCCATGCCGGCGCCAGGGGCGCTGGCCGAATCACCGTCGCCGCCGACACACGGCGGCCACCTCACCTGCTGACAAGGAACATCCGATGAACCAGATCGCCGCGATCCCGGCTGCCATCTCGCGCAGCCCCGCCACCGGCCAGGAACTGGCCCGCTACCCCTTCCAGGACGCCGACCAGCTGGAAGCCGTGCTGGCTTCCACCGACAGTGCCTTCCGCCAGTGGAGCAAGACCTCGGTAGCCGAGCGCGTCGCCGTGCTGCGCAAGATGGCCGAAGTGCTGCGCGCCAACGTCGAGCCGATGGCCCGCATGGAAGCCCAGGAAATGGGCATGCCGGTCACCCAGGCCCGCGGCGAGATCAACAAGTGCGCCAACCTCTGCGACTGGTACGCCGAGCACGGCCCGGCGATGCTCGAAGACGAGAAGACCAGCATCGAAGGCGCCTGGATTTCCTACCTGCCGCTGGGCCCGGTCCTGGCCGTGATGCCGTGGAACTTCCCGACCTGGCAGGTCATGCGTGGCGCGGTGAGCATCATCCTCGGCGGCAACACCTACGTGCTCAAGCACGCGCCGAACGTCATGGGCTGCGCCTACCAGCTGCAGCAAGCCTGGCTGGACGCCGGCCTGCCGGAAGGCGTGTTCGCCGTGCTGAACGTCGAGCCGCCGCTGGTCTCCAAGGCCATCGCCGATGACCGCATCGCCTCCATCGCCGTGACCGGCAGCGTGGGCGCGGGCGCCGCCATCGCCTCCCAGGCCGGTGCCGCGCTGAAGAAGTGCGTACTGGAGCTGGGCGGTTCCGACCCCTTCATCGTGCTTGCCGATGCCGACCTCGACGCTGCCGTGAAAGCCGCCGTCACCAGCCGTTTCGGCAACTGCGGCCAGGTATGCATCGCCGCCAAGCGCATGATCCTGGAAGAATCCATCGCCCCGGCCTTCACCGAGAAGCTGCTGGCCGCGGTCAAGGCCCTGAAGATCGGCGACCCGCTGGCGGACGACACCTTCGTCGGCCCGATGGCCCGCTTCGACCTGCGTGACGAACTGCACGGCCAGGTGCAACAGGCCATCGCCGACGGCGCCACCCTGCTGCTGGGCGGCCACAAGATCGAAGGCGAAGGCAACTACTACGCGCCGACCGTGCTGGCCGACGTGAAGCCGGGCAACACCGCCTTCGCCAAGGAAATCTTCGGCCCGGTGGCCTCGCTGATCGTCGCCCGCGACGCCGAGCATGCCGTCGAGCTGGCCAACGACAGCGAGTTCGGCCTGTCCAGCGCGCTCTGGACCGCCGACAAGGAAAAAGCCCAGCAGATCGCCCGTCGCCTGGTCACCGGTGGCGTGTTCATCAACGGCTTCTCCGCTTCCGACCCGCGCGTACCGATCGGCGGCGTGAAGAAGAGCGGTTTCGGCCGCGAGCTGTCGCACTTCGGCCTGCGCGAGTTCCTCAACCCGCAGACCGTTTGGGTCGACCGCAAGTAAGGCTTATCCTCAGCCTTCGTCCTACGCCGCTCTCCTCGGCGCGGACGCAGTCCGCCCCGGCACTTCGCCGGGGCGTTTCCCCTTAAGGAGGTCCCATGATCGAGCTGTACTACTGGCCCACCCCCAACGGCCACAAGATCACCCTGTTCCTCGAAGAGTCCGGCATCGACTACCGCATCCACCCCGTGGATATCAGCGCCGGCGACCAGTTCAAGCCCGAATTCCTCGCCTTCTCGCCGAACAACCGCATGCCGGCGATCATCGACACCGCGCCCGCCGACGGCGGCGAACCGATCACGGTGTTCGAGTCCGGCGCCATCCTCGTCTACCTCGCCGAGAAGACCGGGCAGTTCCTGCCCAGCGACGTGCGCGGCCGCAAGACGGTGCTGGAATGGCTGTTCTGGCAGGTCGGCGGGCTCGGCCCGATGGCCGGGCAAAACCACCACTTCGCCCAGTACGCCCCGGAAAAACTCCCCTACGCCATCGACCGCTACGTGCGCGAGACCAACCGCCTGTACGGCGTGCTCGACCATCGCCTGGCGAAAGTCCCCTTCCTCGGCGGCGAGCACTACAGCATCGCCGACATGGCCAGCTACCCCTGGGTGGTGCCGTGGAAACGCCAGCTGCAGAACATCGAGGAATTCCCCCACCTCAAGCGCTGGTTCGATCACATAGCCGAGCGCCCGGCGACCATTCGCGCCTATGAGAAAGCCCAGCCCTACTCGTCGCGCCCAGCCGTTACAGAGGAAGGCAAGAAGCTCCTCTTTGGGCAGACGGCGGCGAGTTTGGGGAAGGTCTGAGCGCACCGACCCACCCGTAGGGCGCATAACCGCATTCGCGGTTATGCGCCGCCACCCGGCATGAAAACGGCGGATAACCCCTTCGGGGTTATTCGCCCTACAGGTTCGGCATTCGTGCCGTGTGGTTCGCGAGCAAGCTCGCCCTACGAACCTTGCCCCGGCCGATAGCCCTGCGCCAACAGCCACCCCTGGAACACCCGCCGCTGCTCTGGCGGCAACGCGGCCAGCACCTGCGCTTCCGGCTCGCTCTGCAGGCGCCGTAACCACGGCGCCAGCTCCAGCCCTTGCAGATGCCAGATGCCCAGCGGCTGGTCGGGGCTGACCACCACCTCCGCCTCATCGACGAAGCCGTCGCGCAACACCGGCGCGCGCTCGATGCTCAAGGCGGAAAAATCCGCGGGCAGATGGCTGGGCACCGCGTCCGGCCAACCCCGCCGCGCCTGCCAGAACGGCTGCTCGGGCCATTGCTGCTCGTCGGCGTAGAAATCCCGGCCTACACGGGCGAAGCGCAGGAACAACTGCTCGACCCGGCGCTGATGGAAACGCCGCGCCAGCTCCGCGCGCTCCGGCTTTTGCAGCAGCGTGTTGATCACCGCAGGCGCCTGCAATGCCGAGGACAGCGACTGGAAAACGCCATTGCCGGACAGCGGATCAACCGCCATGGCCGCATCGCCCACGCGAATCCAGTTGTCGCCGCAGGCCCCCAGGCTGAGGATCGCCGTGCTGCTGCGGGCGTGCAGTTCCAGGTCGCGCTCCTCGGCAGTGCCGAAGAATTCGCGTACCAGCGCCGAAGCCGCGCGCCGTTCGCGGCAGTACGCCGGCAATTGGTCCTTACCCGGCAATTCGCTGCTGGCCACGTCCAGGGTCAGCTGCCAGTAACAGCGTCCATCGGCCAGCCGCGCCATCCAGGCCCAGCCATCGGGCAGGCTCTCCACTGCA is a genomic window of Pseudomonas knackmussii B13 containing:
- the qhpG gene encoding flavin-dependent monooxygenase QhpG, translating into MSGPHVLILGAGPAGTATAIGLRRLGYAVTVVSEWRRFAAVEGVSQRVLEGLQHAGLNHALDCAAPPSQRRVRWNGQESAQNVEFLLDRPLFDQGLREDLRVAGVEVIEDRVLGIEGHSVRLESGRELDASFLVEARGRQAPLNQKGGKARRGPETLSLLSRWQGEPGPVASAVESLPDGWAWMARLADGRCYWQLTLDVASSELPGKDQLPAYCRERRAASALVREFFGTAEERDLELHARSSTAILSLGACGDNWIRVGDAAMAVDPLSGNGVFQSLSSALQAPAVINTLLQKPERAELARRFHQRRVEQLFLRFARVGRDFYADEQQWPEQPFWQARRGWPDAVPSHLPADFSALSIERAPVLRDGFVDEAEVVVSPDQPLGIWHLQGLELAPWLRRLQSEPEAQVLAALPPEQRRVFQGWLLAQGYRPGQGS
- a CDS encoding glutathione binding-like protein gives rise to the protein MIELYYWPTPNGHKITLFLEESGIDYRIHPVDISAGDQFKPEFLAFSPNNRMPAIIDTAPADGGEPITVFESGAILVYLAEKTGQFLPSDVRGRKTVLEWLFWQVGGLGPMAGQNHHFAQYAPEKLPYAIDRYVRETNRLYGVLDHRLAKVPFLGGEHYSIADMASYPWVVPWKRQLQNIEEFPHLKRWFDHIAERPATIRAYEKAQPYSSRPAVTEEGKKLLFGQTAASLGKV
- a CDS encoding NAD-dependent succinate-semialdehyde dehydrogenase — encoded protein: MNQIAAIPAAISRSPATGQELARYPFQDADQLEAVLASTDSAFRQWSKTSVAERVAVLRKMAEVLRANVEPMARMEAQEMGMPVTQARGEINKCANLCDWYAEHGPAMLEDEKTSIEGAWISYLPLGPVLAVMPWNFPTWQVMRGAVSIILGGNTYVLKHAPNVMGCAYQLQQAWLDAGLPEGVFAVLNVEPPLVSKAIADDRIASIAVTGSVGAGAAIASQAGAALKKCVLELGGSDPFIVLADADLDAAVKAAVTSRFGNCGQVCIAAKRMILEESIAPAFTEKLLAAVKALKIGDPLADDTFVGPMARFDLRDELHGQVQQAIADGATLLLGGHKIEGEGNYYAPTVLADVKPGNTAFAKEIFGPVASLIVARDAEHAVELANDSEFGLSSALWTADKEKAQQIARRLVTGGVFINGFSASDPRVPIGGVKKSGFGRELSHFGLREFLNPQTVWVDRK